A genome region from Acidobacteriota bacterium includes the following:
- a CDS encoding site-specific integrase, whose protein sequence is MSTYIRVPGQGRIYKRGKVWYIDFWVDGCRKREKASGLKDEALRSLAAKRTDVERGSLGFERKQALHFSGFAKEYEQIRAGTRSIRSVRGYIKHLASHFGEIPLSKITPEMVEAYKQKRMKQRIACKAGADGKPRTRERKGSSVNRELAVLKNMFNVALKQHRLRGENPVKAVSFYAEQSRDYILNRDQVAALLEAADDTLRKIVLIALNTGLRRGEILGLRWSQVNFEDGVISFARTKSVKFLRVPMNSVVLSVLASIERKGDYVFAGRWGRGHLVDCKKAFEAARAKAGLPELHFHDLRHCAGTYMATAGIPLTTVQQILGHRDIRTTTRYINPNDENRRKAVNALAALFEDPGRAASPATGTNVAQGKNEERSSVELSHN, encoded by the coding sequence TTCTGGGTCGATGGCTGCCGGAAGCGAGAGAAGGCCTCTGGCCTGAAGGACGAGGCGCTGCGATCGCTCGCCGCGAAAAGGACCGATGTGGAGCGCGGGTCCCTGGGCTTCGAACGGAAACAGGCCCTCCACTTCTCCGGCTTCGCTAAGGAGTACGAACAGATTAGGGCCGGCACCAGATCCATCCGCTCGGTCCGGGGCTACATCAAGCACCTGGCCAGCCACTTCGGCGAGATCCCGCTCTCGAAGATCACGCCCGAGATGGTCGAGGCCTACAAACAGAAGCGGATGAAGCAGCGGATTGCCTGCAAGGCCGGCGCCGACGGTAAGCCCAGGACCCGGGAGAGGAAGGGCTCGAGCGTCAATCGTGAGCTCGCGGTCCTCAAGAACATGTTCAACGTGGCCCTGAAGCAGCACCGCCTCCGGGGAGAGAACCCGGTCAAGGCTGTCTCGTTCTACGCCGAGCAGTCGCGCGACTACATTCTGAACAGGGACCAGGTTGCCGCGCTCCTCGAGGCCGCGGACGATACGCTCAGGAAGATCGTTCTTATCGCGCTGAACACGGGCCTTCGTCGCGGTGAGATCCTGGGCCTCCGCTGGTCCCAGGTGAACTTCGAGGATGGGGTGATCTCCTTCGCACGGACGAAGAGCGTGAAGTTCCTCCGGGTGCCCATGAATTCCGTGGTGCTCAGCGTCCTCGCCTCGATCGAGCGGAAGGGCGATTACGTCTTCGCGGGCCGATGGGGGAGGGGGCACCTGGTCGACTGCAAGAAGGCCTTCGAGGCCGCGCGGGCGAAAGCGGGCCTCCCGGAGCTCCACTTCCATGACCTCCGGCACTGCGCCGGCACGTACATGGCCACGGCCGGGATCCCGCTCACGACGGTCCAGCAGATCCTCGGCCACCGGGACATCCGGACGACGACGCGATACATCAACCCGAACGACGAGAACAGGCGGAAGGCCGTCAACGCGCTGGCTGCGCTTTTCGAGGATCCCGGACGCGCCGCTAGCCCGGCGACTGGCACAAATGTGGCACAGGGGAAAAACGAGGAGCGCTCATCCGTTGAGTTATCACACAATTAG